The Falco biarmicus isolate bFalBia1 chromosome 1, bFalBia1.pri, whole genome shotgun sequence DNA segment GCTGTATTTTCCTTCACATTCCATGTAATCTCAGGGGTATTTTGACTACCCCTTAGTACTGATGTACTAAGGTACATTAACAAGGGCCTTTAAGCCAGGACATAGACACCTGACTGCCCAGAGCAGCAAAAACTCTGCTGGAGAAGATACAAACTAGCTGTCCTGCTTTATCCTCACATCAGCTAAATGAGGGATGGGGGTCCCAGCCTGTTACTTTAAGAAAACACATTCACTTACCGCTCCCATGAGAGCAAGCCCCGAACCAACATTGATAATGGTGGGAATGATGTTAAATTTCCCtgcctaaaagaaaaaaagtcgTGAGGTACTCTGTGAAAGAAGCAGTCAAGAAACGTGCTTGGTACTGTGTGGTACGACAGGGAAGCTGCTCGTGCCCGTGACCATGTTTTGTTAGCAACAGGCAGGCGCAGCCCCAGAAGGTTTGCAGTGGACAGTCTGGGAGGCCAGAGGTCTGTGTCTGCGATCCAACTGTCCATGGCTGCGTTCCTGGGCTTGCACCACCCCTGGCTTAGGcttcttttttctgcagtgcatGTGCACGGAAAACAAGTCTCTGGGGCATAGTTACTTCTGTCAGACTTCACACAAGCCTGCTTTTAGGTAGAAGAGATGCTGACTTACGTGCACTCCAGGTCATCTTTCTTACACAGCTAGCTCCACATGGATGAATGGCAAGAGCCCTTTCCTACGCCAAGCCAGGGAGGCTGTTCTCAtcccagagctgccttctcACTGAGAAatgccccctgcccccttttttctctgcaggCTCCGAAGTATTCTGGCCTGGGTCCTCACCTTGCCATTCACCATCACATCAAAGCGGATTCCATATGCTTTAATGAGCGTCCGGTAGTCAACCCCCTCAGCATCCCGGTAATATTTGGCGAACCTGGAATACAACAATGCTGATTTTAACTCCATCATCTGCCCCCTACACACAAGAACCCATCTGAAGTCACCTATCTCGTCACACAGATCCATTCCCCTATCAAAATCAGCTTTAGCTTGCCACGAGCGTGACTTccaccctcccctcctctccaaGCAGTGCACCTGGCTGGGGCCGTGCCTGGCACAGTCCCGTACGACTTCGCTGCCAACCTCCAGTGCCCGCGAGCCaaaccagcccagctgcagcactgcactggGTTCTCCTCTTCACCTACCTGAAGTTGTACCCAGAAGAGATGGACTTTTCTGCAAACTTGTTATCCAGCCGGCTAAAAGAATAGTGAGGATTACATTCAGAAGGGGCTTTATCAAGATCACAGTTCCATTCAATCTGAATTCCTATCACACCACCCTTAACGAAAGAGAGAGACAGTGTGagttttttaaacttaattcaATTAATGCGTCTTCAGATCTGTCAGATCCTTGGGCAAGTTTTCCCCAGGGATGCGAACAGCTGCACTTCTGGTCACAGACACGAGCACACACACTTCTGGATGGGCTAAATTCATGCTTAGGATATTAATCACATTACTCTACCCACAACCCTAGCTTTCCCTATGCTGGTATCCTAGGAGGAGGTTTCTCATCCCAGGGCACTGATTTCGTTAATTTAGGTGGCTGTAACCTACTTCAGTGGAGATGATGCTCTTTTATGCGGGGATGAAGTTCACAAGCGCAGAAGCCAGCACAAAGCCTGCCCTCTTCTCGCCCTGCGCTTCTCGGGATGCCTCAGGCTGGCTCCATCTTCCCCACTGTGCTCTGCACACCGGGTCGCAGCCTGCCTGGCACTGAGCCCCAGGACTCCACGCAGAAACGTGTCTGTCCAGGGAAGCCTCCTGGGGTGTGCTCTGAGCAGAGGAGCCCCACTGGCCTTCCAGATTCCTGGGTTTAAATCGATGGTGTACTAACattgaaattaaacaaaaaaaccctgctggcagggcagcggTTTGGGAATAACAGACAACTGACCTGAGCATCTCTTCCAGAGGACCCACATCCCCCTGTCTCCCGTGCCCTGGGGACAGGATAAATGGGACCGGCTTGACTTTAAGCACCAGCATCTCTCCACTGCAGAGTTCCTCAGGCGGTCACCAGTGGCTCTCCTCATAGCCACCCAGCGAGCGGTACGGCTGGCTGGGAACACACCTGAGCCCGAGGGGCACTCCTACCTCCAAGGCCATTTCCTGGAAGTCGCTCCCAGCCCACTGCACGATGTTCCCCAGGGTGAAGATGGGGCAGTAGGGATGCTCCTTGCTGTAGTAGCAGCTCTTCAGGTAGGACTCATTGTTGGTGGCCAGCACGTTCATCCTGCATGTAGGGAAGAGGGAAATCCACCTTGTCTCCCTCTTTGCTTGCCTGCACAGCCTACGCCTCCCAGACTGCAGAGACAGGAGACTCCTCCAACACCCCTCGTGCACAACAGAAATGGTACCTTGTCACCAGCCTTGTCACCCTGTGAGCCTCTCTACTGCTGGCCCAGGGAAAGCAGTCTGCCCACACAAAAACAACCTCCAGGCCAGACAGGGCCAGCTGAATCTGGGCTCAAGAAAGGACTCACAAGGAGCAGGTTGCCAGAGGGCTCCAGGGCCACCTGgttttctcaaggaaaaaaaaataaagatgctaGAAATGTCTAGCTGAGCCTGGGAGAATAGCAAAACCACACTCCTTTCTACACATATTTGTTTTGTTCGTATGTAgcagcaaatgcaaacaaatattttttaacttgcattttCCCAGCCTTGTCCAGGCACcttcatttttagaaaagaggaggaatatctgggagcagaagcagctcagGAACCTGACTATGCACTGGCTGGCAGACAGATGCATCTGCCCTAGGAGCTCTGGCGCATCCCATGCTGTAGGAGCCATCGCAGACCAAATCTGGTGAAGGACAGGCTTATCCCAGTTGCTCTCTGAGGAGCTCCAAGCCCTCATTAcctccttgctgctgcacagcctgaAGCCAAagccccgctcccccccaccccccccccaccccccccaccccgcctcaGAAGAGCGAACACCatctgcccaccccagccctcaGGCAGAAGCACAGTGGAGCAAACTGAGGTTACTGGTGCTGTGATGCAGAGGACAGAGGGATCTCCAAGCACCTGCACTTACTTGGAGAACTTAAACTTGGGGAAGTGGATTGAGTTCTTGATGTAAACAGTGAAGTTTTCTGCACTGGCGAGAAGTGGTTTCCTGGAAAAGAAGGGTTTGTTATCTGTTTTACTTTTGTGCCCTGCCCACGTGCTAGAGCTTGAATTGCCATTTTAGAAACAGCTAGGTTTCACCCTGGGGCACTAGGCCAGCCACGCCGCTTTCCCCACACTGCCAGCAAGGAGTTGGCGGGGAGCGTGCAGGATGAGGGACAGCCCTGAGCGCTGGAAACAGCCCTGGGACAGCCAGTGAGCGAagcaggggggagcagggggccTGTCCTGCCAGGGGGCCATGCCGAGCTCCCTCCTGCACTTGAACAGCCAGCATTCAAGCAAGCGTCCAAGCAGAAGGAACCCAGGAACCGTCTTGAGTAACATGCAAGCCAAGCAACCCAAGCTTGGAAATAGCATAGGATGGCCACGTACTTGGGTTTGGACCTTTTCTCCACTGGGCACCAGGCCAGTATCTCACAAGTCCCTCTGATGCTGTCCCTGTCTTTCACACAACGGCCAGTTTTAacccctgcagcacagacatcACCAAAAAGGTCACACAGAGCAGCCACCTCCTCTCCTTGCCTACAGGGCACGTGAAAATCAGATGCTTTTCACTGCTACCCTAagccctcctccctgctgtgcaAGGGCCTCTCAGCTGGAACAACCAATCTCTTGTTGCTTCTCCGAGCAGCCCGGGGTGCTCTGGCCCAGCCACCACAGAGCTGTAAGCAAGGCAATCATCTTAATAAAAgacagtaaagaaaagaaagtccTTGCCGCTCTCTGTGATCAGAGATATCTGGAGCCGTAACCAGGCTGATGCCTCTGAAGCAACATGACTCTACCacagtgcaggaggagggacCCTTCTCTTACCATTGCCAGCCACCACTGCTTCCCCTGCCAGGCAGTCCTCGTCCTTGTAGCACAGGGCGCTGGGGATGCTGATGCTCTGTGAAGTGAAAGAGGGCAGAAGTGAGACGGGTGACAGGACACGGGACTCAGAGGGGTAAGAAAGAGTTGCTGATGTGGGGTGAGCTCTCTGTAGGATGGTGAATAGTTTAAACGTGCAGCTGAAGTGGTAACCGTAGGTTGTGCAAATAGCTCAGCGGTATCACACCACCAGCGACACCGTGGCTCAGCTACAGCGCCCTGCTTTTGGGCtctgttcagtctggagaggGACGGGCTGGGGAAAAACCCTGACACCACGGAGCACTCACCGAAAACAGGCAGGAGCCCACAGTACTTCACCTGAAGAGATAACCCCACCTTTGAGTTCAGCTGCAAGCTCTCCGAGCCCCAGGTTACCCCCCTCTCGGCTGCACGGCCGGCTAACGCAGCCACTAGAGGACAGCCGCGTCCTGAACCAGCACGCTGCGCTCGCCGCCCGGCtatatggaaaattaatttctgctgcaTGGAGACAACACTGCCTGGATAGCCAGCGTCCTCCCCCAGGCTCCATCCCATCCTGAACCACAGAGGACAATTCAACACAACACAGAAAGAACTTGTGCCTCTGGTCCATCAGGCACGTTCTGGAAGGTACTAAGCACCCTCCCATGTCCTGAAGGTAGCGAAAGCCTGAATGTTCAGGTCTTCCCAGGATGGAAAACTCTCAGAAAGTCCCCTCTACCCGTAACTAGGCTGAGTCACCTCAAAGTTGTTCTCCCATGGCTTCTTGTGACCCTGAGCAATCACTGCTCTGGTCTTATCCCCAGCTGGGCAATGTCCACCACCTTCAACTAAAGCCAGCAAAACTCCTCCACATGATCAGTGCCTCTGGATATTAAGGCAGCTGAAGCTCCCAGGTTTGCAGTAACCAGCCCGATTTTCACAACTGCGATACtacactacagaaaaaaaagttcgCCTTTCATCCTTCCTGTAGTCGTTGCTCCCCAGGTGTCCTCTGTCAGTTCTTACCCCCAGTTTTGTAGGGGTCTGGGGGCCAAGGGGCTCAGTTCTTCCTACCTCAGGACACGTGGCTTGCCTCTGGTTTGGGGTCACAATCAGATTCGTCATGACAAAGAAGACATTTTCACCCTAGAATAAACAAAGTAAGGCAGGAAGAGTTAGAAAACCTGATTTACTCTTAAAGTACCTGTTAGGaggaggctgcagctctgcagaacagtaacgcctccctccctcctgatGCTCTTCAGGCTGAGATACAACAGCACCCTGTGTCTGGATACTTGTTTGGACGAGGTCGGTGGGTCTCTGACTTAAGGGGTTCTGcttgctggctgctgggcaAGCACTTGTCCTCCTTTTCCATAAGGACATGGTGCCTGATCAGGGATCAAAGGCGCTGTCCCACTGCCGAGCCAGGGTGTTTGTTCTGAGCCAGGGTCAGGCTGGCcgccccagctgtgctgctacAAGCCCAAGCTCGTGGAGCAAGGCAGCAGGGCACAGCGCAGGAGCAGACTTAGGGCGACACTGTGGACgtgataaaacaaaacaaagcatttctaGCACAGCTGTAATAGAGAGCATACAGATCCCTTTATCAAGCTGTCGGGATGACTGTCTGAGACATGTAAGGTGAGACTTGACTGCATTTTCATCCCTAAAGTCCTTATTTCTAGCAAAGTAGTGTTTCCTCTGTATTTAGGCAAAGCCACAATATGCACAGCTGACTCCCATTTTGGtgccttcctttctttgcaCATTTATAGATTCCATTTGGTCCCTTCCCTGCATTCACCAAGAAGTTAGAACAGTTAACTTTTGCCCTTAACGGTTTCCCCTTAACAACCAACCACCAAAGGAAACCACAGGGAAAACAAGCCTGAAGGCAGTTCTACAGTCAatgagaagggagagaaagcagcTTACCATGGCACTGTGGATGGAGGCTGGTTCCCCACTCAGAAATGaaatcaatgtcaaaataaaccACGTGCTTCTACCATTTCTGCTCCATACCGTGTGCACGTGGGCAAGGGAGGAGGGTCAGCACCAAGCAGCAAGTACAGAAACACGGGTTGTCTCCTGACAgccccccagcactggggagcCTGACCCTCACCGTGCCGAGGGGGCACACACAACCATCAGAGCCAGCCCACGGTCCTGGCGTGAGGCACGGCAGCCCTGGGACAAAAAAATCCTCACCCACAACAGGAACCAGCAGTGTGTCCAGCCCCGCCGTGTGTCACACCGGCTGTGTGCGTGAGCAGGCACCTGGTGATAAAACACATGACCAGGAGCAAGCTCGGGAGCCCTGACCCCACAAGGCTGCTCTGAACCACAGCAGGAAACAAGACATTTCTGCAAACCTGTTGGAGAACAAGCCCAAGAAAGCAACAAGGGAAGGATTCACCAGGTGAATCCCTGCTCTATATTAAGCTTAATCCCCAAGTGCCAGTGGTTCACCCTGTCCAAGGGCATTCGCAGCCCTCAGAGTGAATTTCAGCACACTGAGTACATGCTGTTTGTTCCGGAGTCTCTCAGAAAACCCCTTCCAACACACAGCCCTGCCTGTTGCAGGCAAAACCCAGAGATCTCCGGTTTCCATGCATGAGAACAGAGCTCAGTGCTCTCGCAGTCGCCTGGCTCACTCTCCTTCCCTCACTGTGCTTCGCATGGGGTGCATTTATCCCACGCTCCACCAGCACCCCGGGACATTGCTACACCTGCCCCAGCAGGAGGGACAGTCAGTCAGCAGCTGCACTGGTGGGCTCAGGATTGCTGCCCACTGCtctggggaggagaaagggtTTCTCCCAGCCCTcactgcctcctgctctgctagCCAGGTCTCTCCGTGCAAACCAGCCCACCCAGACCCAGCAGGACAACGCAGGACTCTTCCTCCACAGTGAAATGAGACAGATTACGCAGCAGCTAGCAAAGCAAGTCACTTAATGTGCTGGTAGCAGGTGTTCAGATACTCCTAAAAACCCAAGCAGAATGCATTTCATGGCTGAGCCGAGACATTCAGCAGACAAACAGTAATCAGCACATGGAGCAGGAAACCTTGTGAGATGTCTACATTTGCACCCCCAGCTTGCTCAGTTGAAGTTGCTGAGCTTCGCTGTGAGCCCCGGGTCTAACATCACCGTGGTTGCTGAAGGCTGATGCACACCAGAGCAGACTGCAGTAATGCTGGATTTAATGTTGTAGCCTTATTACACAGTCTCATTTGGCTTCATGATGCCATACCCCAGACATCTGCGTcgcagagcacagcagcagaggcagagtgGCTATCTTTACTCAGCACAGCACACTACAAGGCCTCCCAATAAGCCAACAGCCAATAACAGGGCCATGGAGTCACAGGAGAAACATCTGACCAGTTAAAATACAGGTCAGCATCACCATTTCATTTCTGGGTGCGCACACCAGCCACCTGCTAAGTGTCCCAGGGCTTCCACACAGCTTGAACAAGAGGCACCGCAAGCACCTGCCTGGcttcctgctgcacagcacaCGTCAGCCTGGGACTGAGGCTTTGCACTGGAATTGGTGGAGATACAGAGCACAGATCCACAGGTCTGAGTAAgagtgggctgcagcaggaggaatgTGAAATGTTATTCTTTGTACAGACAAGTAAATTGTTCAATTTACAGCTTTCTGCCCCATCAGCACAGGGGCACGATTTTCCCCTCGCACCTTTCCACACACACGGTGGATGCTGGCAGGGGAAGCACAAACAGCCCCTGGTGAGCACAGCTCGGCAACTtccagcctggtgctgggccACGTCTGCTGCCAGCTTCTCCCCTTAAGCATCAGCCATCTCACCTCACCCAAGTGAGGGAAGCAGCAAGGCACATTTAGCCGGACACATTTCAAGCAACCCTCAACTGcaccacattttctttccatctccCCCGGCTCTGAGCTGCCCCGTCcatgcctgccccagcccaggaaCAGAGGCAAGCAGATACTTTGCTCAGCTGAGCAGTCCCACCAAAGTCCACAGGACTTCTGCTTGCAAGGTTCTGTTTGCCAAGTGTCACAGACCTTTGCAAGAGAGACAAGGCTGCTTTGATATTTGCTGAAAGGACCTAAGAGAAGGCACAGCATTGCTTTCTTGTAGCCCACCTCCTGCTTATTCACAGGAAAGACCTGGATATGGATATGTCACTTCAGCCCTTCCACCAGTGACCACGCTGAAGGATGTCTTTCTAgctgaacagcagagagaacaGCAGCGGGGTGATGCCAACCTGTGGAGGGATGACGTAGTCTGCAAcatcccacagcctctcccccaGCTCCGAGGTGTTGGTGAAGGCTACCCCTTTCAGCTTGGTGATGACAGAGCTCTGGAGGGACGTGTCTGTGTCCTGATAGCCTTTCTTGACAACAAACACCCACCTGTGAAGAACACATCAGGTGGCAGCATTAGCAAGTGGGGTGAGGGAACAAGTTAACCAGAGAAGATTTACACCAGGGCCAAACACCATTCAAGGGCAAATCAAAGCatgccaatgacaccaagctcTCTGCAACTACTACTGCAAGTTTATTCTAAACTCTCTGACATAAGCTGTGCTTACCTACAGCACTGGAGAAAAAGTCAGGACTAAGATCCCCCATGCAGGGAAAGGTGTAATAACTGCTCACAGGGTAAGAAAAGCCAAAGCCTCCACCTCCCTGTCCTGTGCTACGCTCAGCAGCCTCagtgggaagaggggaggggagggctcTGTCTTCctcaagatgaaaaataatatcaGCTTTTGCAAGTTGCAGTGAGGCGTGGTTGGCTTCACAAATACGCGACTGACTCCCACTTTTGCAGCCTGCCATTAGGTTACTGGTCCAGCAACAGACCACGGCTGGGGAGATGCAACTCCTGCAGGTCACCTGAGTATTACTACCAGCAACCTGTAGGGAATCCTCTCAGATGGAGACAGGATCTTTTGTAAGCCAGCGCAATGGTAACAAACCTGACTGCACTCTGGCCTCTGAGCTGGGCTTCAGGCTTCTCACTGGCACACCTGGAAGGGCTGCTGCCTCGCTAAGCAGTCCAGGGAAAAGCTTTGCTTATTTCTCCCCACTGCAAGCAGCAAGAGCTTTGTATCACTAGGTGAAAACCTCTCTGGCGTAAACAAAATGCTTCCAGCTTCCCCGCAATACTGCCCAAGTCACCTGCCAAGACAACAAATCACCCAGACCCTTGAAGAAGCTACGTGTGCCGGGGCAGGTTTTGGCAGAGGGATGCAGGCTGCatctgctggcacagctccccTTTGCAGCACGCTGACCTGGAGTGCActactgaaatggaaaatgcactACAGAAAGCGAAAGCATCCATCTCGGCTGAGCAGCACTGATAAATGCTGCCCTTCACCTGCTACTG contains these protein-coding regions:
- the P2RX5 gene encoding P2X purinoceptor 5 isoform X2; the protein is MGQVAWKALFLSLFDYKTEKYVIAKNKKVGVLYRVVQLSILAYLVGWVFVVKKGYQDTDTSLQSSVITKLKGVAFTNTSELGERLWDVADYVIPPQVPAHAHSRCDTRRGWTHCWFLLWGENVFFVMTNLIVTPNQRQATCPESISIPSALCYKDEDCLAGEAVVAGNGVKTGRCVKDRDSIRGTCEILAWCPVEKRSKPKKPLLASAENFTVYIKNSIHFPKFKFSKMNVLATNNESYLKSCYYSKEHPYCPIFTLGNIVQWAGSDFQEMALEGGVIGIQIEWNCDLDKAPSECNPHYSFSRLDNKFAEKSISSGYNFRFAKYYRDAEGVDYRTLIKAYGIRFDVMVNGKAGKFNIIPTIINVGSGLALMGAGAFFCDLVLLYLIKKSNFYRGKKYEEVKSSSRKSLSSPTLNGNQSPDQLGGL
- the P2RX5 gene encoding P2X purinoceptor 5 isoform X6, which encodes MGENVFFVMTNLIVTPNQRQATCPEVGRTEPLGPQTPTKLGSISIPSALCYKDEDCLAGEAVVAGNGVKTGRCVKDRDSIRGTCEILAWCPVEKRSKPKKPLLASAENFTVYIKNSIHFPKFKFSKMNVLATNNESYLKSCYYSKEHPYCPIFTLGNIVQWAGSDFQEMALEGGVIGIQIEWNCDLDKAPSECNPHYSFSRLDNKFAEKSISSGYNFRFAKYYRDAEGVDYRTLIKAYGIRFDVMVNGKAGKFNIIPTIINVGSGLALMGAGAFFCDLVLLYLIKKSNFYRGKKYEEVKSSSRKSLSSPTLNGNQSPDQLGGL
- the P2RX5 gene encoding P2X purinoceptor 5 isoform X4 produces the protein MGQVAWKALFLSLFDYKTEKYVIAKNKKVGVLYRVVQLSILAYLVGWVFVVKKGYQDTDTSLQSSVITKLKGVAFTNTSELGERLWDVADYVIPPQGENVFFVMTNLIVTPNQRQATCPESISIPSALCYKDEDCLAGEAVVAGNGVKTGRCVKDRDSIRGTCEILAWCPVEKRSKPKKPLLASAENFTVYIKNSIHFPKFKFSKMNVLATNNESYLKSCYYSKEHPYCPIFTLGNIVQWAGSDFQEMALEGGVIGIQIEWNCDLDKAPSECNPHYSFSRLDNKFAEKSISSGYNFRFAKYYRDAEGVDYRTLIKAYGIRFDVMVNGKAGKFNIIPTIINVGSGLALMGAGAFFCDLVLLYLIKKSNFYRGKKYEEVKSSSRKSLSSPTLNGNQSPDQLGGL
- the P2RX5 gene encoding P2X purinoceptor 5 isoform X3 gives rise to the protein MGQVAWKALFLSLFDYKTEKYVIAKNKKVGVLYRVVQLSILAYLVGWVFVVKKGYQDTDTSLQSSVITKLKGVAFTNTSELGERLWDVADYVIPPQGENVFFVMTNLIVTPNQRQATCPEVGRTEPLGPQTPTKLGSISIPSALCYKDEDCLAGEAVVAGNGVKTGRCVKDRDSIRGTCEILAWCPVEKRSKPKKPLLASAENFTVYIKNSIHFPKFKFSKMNVLATNNESYLKSCYYSKEHPYCPIFTLGNIVQWAGSDFQEMALEGGVIGIQIEWNCDLDKAPSECNPHYSFSRLDNKFAEKSISSGYNFRFAKYYRDAEGVDYRTLIKAYGIRFDVMVNGKAGKFNIIPTIINVGSGLALMGAGAFFCDLVLLYLIKKSNFYRGKKYEEVKSSSRKSLSSPTLNGNQSPDQLGGL
- the P2RX5 gene encoding P2X purinoceptor 5 isoform X1; translated protein: MGQVAWKALFLSLFDYKTEKYVIAKNKKVGVLYRVVQLSILAYLVGWVFVVKKGYQDTDTSLQSSVITKLKGVAFTNTSELGERLWDVADYVIPPQVPAHAHSRCDTRRGWTHCWFLLWGENVFFVMTNLIVTPNQRQATCPEVGRTEPLGPQTPTKLGSISIPSALCYKDEDCLAGEAVVAGNGVKTGRCVKDRDSIRGTCEILAWCPVEKRSKPKKPLLASAENFTVYIKNSIHFPKFKFSKMNVLATNNESYLKSCYYSKEHPYCPIFTLGNIVQWAGSDFQEMALEGGVIGIQIEWNCDLDKAPSECNPHYSFSRLDNKFAEKSISSGYNFRFAKYYRDAEGVDYRTLIKAYGIRFDVMVNGKAGKFNIIPTIINVGSGLALMGAGAFFCDLVLLYLIKKSNFYRGKKYEEVKSSSRKSLSSPTLNGNQSPDQLGGL
- the P2RX5 gene encoding P2X purinoceptor 5 isoform X5; translation: MGWSLGEDAGYPGSVVSMQQKLIFHIAGRRAQRAGSGRGCPLVAALAGRAAERGVTWGSESLQLNSKVGLSLQVKYCGLLPVFEHQHPQRPVLQGRGLPGRGSSGGWQWKPLLASAENFTVYIKNSIHFPKFKFSKMNVLATNNESYLKSCYYSKEHPYCPIFTLGNIVQWAGSDFQEMALEGGVIGIQIEWNCDLDKAPSECNPHYSFSRLDNKFAEKSISSGYNFRFAKYYRDAEGVDYRTLIKAYGIRFDVMVNGKAGKFNIIPTIINVGSGLALMGAGAFFCDLVLLYLIKKSNFYRGKKYEEVKSSSRKSLSSPTLNGNQSPDQLGGL